TGCGATGCACTCACACACGAGGGGAAGCCGATCGCGCATTATCACTGGGCACATACACGCCTCATGTCGGGCGACGTTGAATGTGCACGGACGCGGCAAAGATTTCACCAAGGTGAAAGCTCCGCGGTTCAGTCGGTATCTGACGGTGTCGTGTTGAGTCAAAGCGACCGGTCAACCGTATGTTCGTCTCCATGATATCCGTGTCGGCCGTATGAATGTGCAGGCGGTGAGGGTTATCACGTCCCACGGCTGTGATCGCGCTAGGCTGGAGCCATGCAACGTGTCTACGAAACTCCTTCACACGCCACCAGTGAAGCGCTCGGTTTTTTCGCGTACGGCGCGCTGGCGGCCATGACCCGTCTGGCCAAGGACGGTGACCAGGCGCCCACCATCGACGCCCATATCGCTCACATGGAAATGGCGGATCGCGCGTTCCAGTTCTTCACACAGATGGGAGTCTGGGCGCGTCACCGCGGGCTGGATCTGGCCGAGCTTGCCGACGAGTATTCAGGCATGTTTGACGACATTGACATGCGCACCCGGCCCAGTCAGTGGTGGGAACGCTCCGTCAAAACGTACGTCACGCTGGGTATCCTGAGTGACCTGATGCGCGAAGTCGCCGTGTGCCACAAGCTGTTTGATGACGTGTCGGAGTCGTGGGATCTGGGTCAGGGCGCGTGGGTGGAAGAACACCTCGCGCCGCTGACTGCGCAGGACGGGCAGCTGGCCGCACGGTTGTCCTTGTGGGCCAGGCGCGTGGCGGGCGAGGTGCTCGGTCTGGCTCGCGCCACGCTGTTCACGCATCCGAATTTGGCGAAAGACGGCGACACGGCTGATGCCATTTCCGCCGAGGTCACCCGGCGTCACGGTGAGCGCATGGAGCGCATTAACCTCAAGCCCTGAGGTGGTTCATCTCTAGCTGACGGCGAAGCCCACTCGGCGAGGCTGTTCTGAGGCGATCGACACGTATGCCAGGGATGCTGCCGGTACGATGATGCGCTGTCCCCGCCGGTCAGACAGGTCGAGGGCGGTCGAGTCTGCGGCTGTCTGCTTGACGAGGGCGACCAGGTCTTCCTCGTCCATGTCCACGTCAAGTTGAAGTTCGCGGGCAGCGCCTTGCACTCCGATTGCTATTTTCATGTGAATCTCCCTTTCGAGCCGGCCATATCCTGATTCTCACCCTAGCAACGCTGCACCTCACGTACCGGATCGAACGCAAATGCACGTGCAGGATGTCACTATTGGGACATGGACATCACCACGACTCCGATTATCGCGCTTGAACAGCCAGTTCACGTTGCTGTTCCTCAGCTGGATCAGTATCAACGCGCAGTATGCGATGCGGTTGCCGCAGGGCAGCATGCTGTGGTGCGCTCCATGCCTGGATCGGGGCGGACGACGTGCGCACTGGCTGTTGTCCAACAGGCTGTGAACAGGTCAGACAACGTGATGATGCTCGTGCCGGATCGCAACCGGGCGGACTGGCTTCAACCCCGTGTGGAAGCGCTCGCACCGCACACTGTTCGCCCCGTGCGAACGCCGGCCGGCTGCGCCTATCAGGTTGTCTCCACGTGGCGCACCGTGCGCGCGGATCCACTCGGTCCCGTTCAACTGGTCACCGGAGCGGCAGAAGATCAACTCATAGCGGACCTGATGACGCGTCCCGGCATTAACTGGCCGGAATTCCTGCCTGAACAGATGCGTGACATGGCGGCCTTCCGCATGGAAGTACGCAACCTTTTCGCTCGCGCCGGTGAAGCAGGTATCAGCGGTGAGGAACTGGAACGAATTGGACGTGAGCGCGGTGCAGACGAGTGGGTGGCGTGCGGGCAGCTTCTGCAGGTGTACGAGGGGGGCCCCGACTTCGCTGTGGAAACGCGCGGCACAATGCTGGCTGACATGTCGCGCATACAGCGTGTGGCGGCTCAGGTGATCGATGGGTGGGATCGTGATGCCGCGCGCGTGGGGGTGAGTACAGATGCGCCCATACCTGATGTGATCGTGGTGGATGATCTGCAGGACTGCACCCCCTCGACTGTTGAACTGCTCAGCGCGTGTGCACGCAGTGGCACCAGGATCGTGGCATTTGCCGCTCCCGATGTTGCTGTGGCGTCTTACCGAGGGGGCGAACCCCACCTGGATGCGCGCCTGGCGCGCCGCCTGGGCGTTCCCCTGATGCAGCTGGGTGCCAACCGGCGCGGCACACCTGTACTGCGCCACATGGTCTACGACGCAGTTGAACGAATCGGCGTGCAGGCCTCGGCTGCGCACCGATTGACAGAAGCTCAGGCATTGGGTGTATCGGATGGGCAGGCAGACGATACGCCGGCGACAGATGATGTGCATCTGCACGTCGTTGCAACTGATGCTCAGATGGGAGCGCAGTGCGCGCGGGCCGTGCGCCATGCTTTTCTGCATGAGGGGGTGGACTGGGCGGACCAGGTCATCATTGCGCGCTCCAGCAGCATCGTTGAACAGGTCCGGCGCCAGCTGATGCAAGGCTCGGTCCCCGTTGCCGGTGGCCAGCGTGTCTTCACATTTTCCGCAGAGCCAGCAACCCGGATTCTGCTTGAGCTGATCTGTGCCGAGGCGGAGGATGCGGAGGCCTTGCTGACACACCTGTTTGACTCGCCCTACATCCAGGTCGATCCTCTTGACGTGTCGCTAGTTCTGCGAGCGCTGAACCGGCAGCGCCGGGACGAAGGTGCAGGCAGTGCAGATGATGGCGACGACACTGATGTCCGCGTCCAGGAGGTGAGCATCGCTGAGCTCATCACCTCGCCGCAGATCCTCGACACGCTTAAGAATGACGACGAAGCAGCGCAGGAGGCCGTGTCGCGCATCAGGGGTGAACTGCTCACAGCTCACCTGATGTGGAAAGCGGCCCAAGATGCCGCACAACTGACACCCGGCGTGGCACTGTGGCGCCTGTGGAACAGCAGCAGCGAACTGGGTGAGGAGCACTCAGTGGCGACCCGATGGCGCAATGGCGCCATTGCTGGAGGCACGGATGCTGCATGGTACGACGATCAGCTCGACGCGGTCCTGGCACTGTTCAAAGTTGCCGATGTCTACGAGCAGCGTGAGCCAGGCGCACGGGCAGGAGCTTTCGCGCAGCAGCTGCTCGGTGATGACGTACCAACCGATACGATCGCGCAGGCAGGGATTCGTCCTCGAGGAATCGAAGTACTGACACCGGCAGCCGCGATGGGGCGCGAATGGAAGCTCGTGCACATCGTGGGCGTGCAGGACGGTCAGTGGCCCAACATGACGGTGCGTGACCGAGTGCTGCGTTCCGACCTGATCGGGCAGGCTGACCCTGATCCCTCCACGCGGTTGGCGCGCCACCAGATCATGGAAGATGAACGCCGTCTGTTCGCCGCCGCTTTGTCCAGAGCTACGCGAGGCGTGCAGGTTTATGCCGTGCTGAATGAGGACGAAGCTCCCTCGTCGTTCGTGGACCTGATTGCGCGATACAGTCACGCACCGCGCACCGAAGATGGAGACTTGATTGTTGAACGCGTACCTGCGCCCCTGAACATGGCTGGTCACGTCGCGCACCTGCGCCATCTTGCAGCTCAGGGTGGAAAAGAGAGCGAACAGGCCATCGAACTGCTTGCGGTGCTGGCACGCAGCGGCATCAGCTATGCGAACCCGCGCTACTGGATGGGGACAGGCGGGGTGACGACCTCTGAGGTTACCGGCTCGAAAACGGTGCGCCTGTCACCCTCGAAAATCCAGGACATCCGCGATTGCCCGCTCAAATGGTTCTTCACGTCGATCGGCGCTGACCAGGCGCCGGGTGCCGCCCAGGAATTGGGCTCCCTCATCCATGCCATTGCTCAGCGTCACCCGCATGGACCACTCGATGTCATGATGAGCGAGTTGCGCGCCGCATATGACCTGCTGGACTTCGATGCGAACACACTGGCAGGACGCCAGCAGATCGCGCAGGCTGAGCACATCATCGAGAACCTTGCCGCGTATATGGAGGGAGTGCCCGGTCCGGTAGAGGTCGAACAATCCATTCACGCCACCATCGGTGATGTCATCGTGAGCGGGCGCATCGACCGGATTGAGCATGTGGACGGGAAGGTACGCGTGGCGGACCTGAAAACAGGCAAGAGCGCCGTATCAAAGACCGCGGCTCAGGAACATCCTCAGCTCGCGTCCTACCAGGTGGCATTGACAGCCGCAGGATATGAAATGACTGGAGCGCGCCTGGTGTACCTCGGAACGAAAAACGTCGCGACGCGCGAACAGTCAGCAATGGACTCCGAACAGTTCACTCAATGGTGCGACCAGATGAAGCAGTGGGGACAGATGGCGCGCGGCCCGCACTATCCGGCAACACCGTCAGAAGATGCATGCCGCTTTTGCCGTTTCGCTCAGAGTTGCCCTGCCAAAGATGAAGGACGGAGGACACTTCCATGACTACGCAGACGCTGACCCATCCTGAGATGACAGCCCGGCGCATCGCGGAACTGACAGGCCTGCCGGTTCCCACCGCCGAACAACAACGCGTCATTGAAGCTGACATGGAGCCGCTCCTCGTTGTTGCCGGCGCTGGGTCAGGCAAGACCGAGACCATGTCGATGCGAGTGCTGCACATGGTCGCCGCGCGAGGACTATCCCCCGACCAGATCCTCGGATTGACCTTCTCACGCAAAGCAGCCGCTGAACTCGGTCAGCGGCTTCGAGCGCGCCTGAGCACACTGAGCCAGCACTGCGACGGCATCATCACCACTGAGGATCCGGTATGTATGACATACCACTCCTTCGCACAGCAAATCGTCCACGACCACGGGATGCGTCTGGGTATCGACCCGAACCAGCGTCTGATCGGACAGGCAGGCGCAGTCCAGATGATGACCGACATCGTTGAGATGTGGCCACACGATCTGGGAAGCGACAAGAGCGTATCCAGCCTTGTGGACAGCGCACTGGGTCTTGCCGGCCAAATCGCTGAACACGCAATGAGCATTGATGAGATGCGCGTATTCCTCGACGAATTCGGAACGGCGCTGCGGGAAATTGGCAAGCCGACCGGCGTACTCAAGAGCATGGTGGACACCAACGACCTGCGGCTGCGCCTCCTTGACCTGATCGACGCCTTCTCTGAACGCAAACGCAGTGAACGAGTCGTCGACTTTTCCGACCTGCTGATCTTGGCCAACCGGCTCGCCCACAGCGCGCCCGCTGTGCGCGACCAATTGAGAGCCGACTATCACGCCGTGTTTCTGGACGAATTTCAGGACACCTCCGTCATCCAGATGAAGTTTCTGGCGGCACTGTTCCACGATCACCCAGTGACAGCGGTAGGGGATCCCAACCAGTCCATCTACTCGTGGCGTGGTGCCTCAGCCGGATCGCTGAAATCATTCCTGGACCGCTTCTGTTCGGATACGCCTCACGTCGAGCAAACACAGTACCTCTCGACAGCGTTCCGAAACGACCGCATGATTCTCGATGTCGCCAACCACGTGTCCAGGCCGCTGCGTGAGGATTCCGACATACCGCAGCTCAAAACGCTCGAACAAACACTGACTGCTGACTTGGAGCGCGCGCGACGCGAAGCGGCTCCCGTTGCTGAACAGCAGCGCCTCGAACAGGCGGTTCAGGCTGCGCGCGAGCGCGCCCATGACGGAGTTGTGGACGTCGCCTTCGAGACCAGCACCCAGGACCAGGCCGAAACAGCGGCCCGCTTCCTCGTGAAGCACCGCCAGCGCCGAGGCTCCAGATGGTCAAGCGCGGCGGTGCTGTGCAGGCGAACCTCCGATTTTATTGCAGTGGAAAAAACACTTCGAGCACATGACATTCCTACCCAGGTAATTGGTTTAGGAGGACTGCTTCAACAACCTGCGGTCGCAGATGTGCGGGCAGCATTGCGATTGAGTGTTGACGTGAGCGATTCGCCTGCAGCACTGCGGCTGGTGACGAACCTCGACCTGGGAGCCTCGGATCTGCAGGTGCTCGGCAAGTGGGCCAGGGCACGAAATACGCGTACGCCGGGAGACCATCCCCTGACCTACCTTCTCGACGCTCTCGATACGCCTCCGCCCGTGCACTGGCGCGGCGATGATGCTTCTCCTGCGATCTCTGCAGCAGCAGTGGCGCGCGTCGAGGTCCTGTCCAGCAAACTGCGTGCCATCCGTGAATGGTCCGGGCATCCGGTGACAGATCAGGTGGAACGTGCCATCTCGATACTGGGAGTGGCAACCGATGCTATTGCCGACCCCATGCCCAACGACGGACGCGAAGCGCTGGATACGTTCGTGGATGTGGCCCGAAACTTTGAGAAAGATGCCCCTGATCCGTCGATGCGCGCATTCCTTGCGTGGCTGGATGTGGCCGAACAGGAAGAACGTGGCCTTGCCGGGCCGCACACCGACCCGGATCCCGATGCGGTGCAGATTCTCACCATCCACGGGGCGAAAGGTCTGGAATGGGACAGTGTGGTTGTCTACGGACTGGGGGATGGGATTTTCCCTTCTCACCGCTCGAACTCAGTGACGTGGCGCGATGACCCGCCCGGAGCGAGCGGATGGTTGGAGCGAAGCAGCGAGATTCCCTACCCGTTGCGAGGCGATGCCGACTACCTACCGGCCTTGACGATCGGTGAAGGGGAGGGGCGAACACCTCAGTCAGCGTTCAACAACTGGATTTCGCAGACCTATCGGCCTGAAATGGGCTGCCAGACGGAGCGCGAAGAGCGCCGTCTCGCATACGTCGCATTGACCAGGGCACGCCATCACATGCTGCTGACCGGTGCATGGGTGGCATCGTCAGCGAAATTGCACTTTCCCTCGCGCTATCTGATGGAACCACTTGAAGCTGGGCTGACGGCTGCTGACCCTGAACGTGCGATCGCGCCTCAACCTGAACCTGAAGAAGTCGCACAGCTCCTGGCCGCGCAAGACTCACCGCTCTTTCCGGCACCTCCTGACGTATCGCGCCAACGCATGACGCAGGTGGCTCACGCAGTGCAGGATGCGATGACACGGCATAGCGGTGAGGCGACCGATGGTGACACGCATCTGGCGCGCACCCCGCACCCGCTGGCCGCCGATACGCGCGTCCTTCTCGACGAGCATCTGCTGCGCAAACACGACGATGCGCTTGTTGTGCCACTGAGCCGCATTCCGGCAACCTCGGTGACACGACTGCTGAGCAGTCCAGATGAGTATGCGCGCGACTTGCGTCGGCCCATACCGCGCGAACCCAGCGACGCCGCGACCCTGGGGACACTGTTCCACTCATGGGTCGAACGCCAGCTGCGCATGGTCTCAGGTGAACTGTGGGATGAGCACATTCCCGGCGAAGAAACGCTTAGCTCGGCGCAACACAGGCGCTTTGACGCAATGAAAGGCATTTTCAACACCCTCCCCATTGTCAATACAGGAAAGCCGATCGCGGTAGAAGAACCCTTTTCGGTGCGGATCGGCTCCTTGAGTATTCCCGGCCGCTTCGACGCTGTGTTCGAGGATGCCGACGGCCGGACAGTGATCATCGACTGGAAAACAGGTCGCGCCCCGACGCGCAATCCAAGCGGAGCGCTCACCGCGCAGGCGCATCTGACTCAGTTGCGCCTCTACACCGCCGCATGGGCGCAGCGAAGCGGAACAGACCCGGACGACATTCATGCCCGCATCGTCTACCTGGGTGGTAATCCTTCCGTTCCAGCAGATCAGCGCATGTATTCCAGGGAAGCTCTGGACGCAATCGTGCGCGAATATGACTCACCGATCAACGACCTGGAAACCGCGTTGCAGGCAGTGTTCACGCAGTCGCCAGCATAGAGCGCGCCTGCGCGTCGCTTCAGGAAAACTGTGGGGGAGTGCGAGTCGGATCACCATCGGCATGCCGGTCAATGACGGACTCCACCTCGTCCATCGACACCGGCTCCGTCACGTTCTCAGGCGAAGCAGTCCAGGTTGGCGCGGCGGGCTCTGCGGCAGGCTCAGGTTCATCCGCGGGGGCATTCTCATCCTTGGGTTCAGGCGCGAGCTCATGCTCCGTCAGCAGGTCATCGCCCACGTCGAGCGACACATCCGTCAACATCTGCGACGCGTCGCGAACGATCTCCTTGTCCTCGGCATGAAGCCCGTGAGACAGCCAGCGCACGATTGCCAATTCAGACAGCAACTGAGCGCGCGTCACCAGGTGCAAGTCCGTCGCCATCCTCGTCATCGAATACGACGACTGGAACGTTTCAAGGAAACCATCAGACGCCTGAGACAAAATCCACGCCACGTCGATCGCCGGATCACCCACGTGCGCAGAGGAAAAACCACTGATGGACAGCACGATCCCATCTGCGACCTTCACCGACTGCACATGCAGATCGCCGTGAACAGGGCACGGGCGGAAACGCCACAAAGCGTCATCATCTAAGGCAGCTCGCCAGCGGCGCACAAGATTCGCAGGAACCGTCACAGCTGCCAATACTTCCTGGAGGACAGCACGGTGGCGGTCACGGCACTCAGAGGCCGAATACTGCGGAACATTCACATCCGAATACGTTGAGACAGGCAGGTTATGCAAGCTGGCGATTGATCGGGCCAGCGAGGCCGGCAAAATACCCGACTGATCGAAGTCCTCATCACCCATGAAACGGCCCGCAAGATCCTGATGCACCATCACCGACACGCCCTCGCGGGTGCGGGCAATACCAGCAGGACGCGGCACATCAAAACCGACCTCACCCGCATCGTGAGCAGACGCCAGACGGGCAAGGACCGCCCACTGTGCCCTCAAATCCACACCGCCCACATCTTCATGCGGACACACCACGGTCCAGCGGTTCCCCTGATCATCGACAATGCCGGTCATGGAGACAACCTCGTCACTGAATTGAGGCTCACGTAAAGCCGCAACAGAAAGGCCGGGTACCGCCGCGGTCGCCAACGCAGCCAATTCAAGAGGTGTTCGTGGTGTACTCACCCTCTTACGGTACATGGCCTGTCCACACTTCGAGCCGCTTCATTAATGGTGTTTCACGCCCCGTTTGGGAAAAACTGCAGGTCACTGGCGCACCGAACGCTCACCGGTACCCAAACCCCCACCCGAAGTTATCCACAGTTCAGTAGAAAGGGTTCCCATCAGGATGCTACTTTGCTACGTTCGGTGACAGTAATCACAAGGACAGCCCACTGCAACGCGAAAGGAACGGCACGATGGCGAGCACGCCCGATACAGCCACACAGCTGCGCAGCGCACTCGCATCCCGCGGCATCGACCCTTTCGCGCACACCCAACGCGCCCGGCAGCTGGCCGAGGAAACCGTCACGCAGATGCTCGGGCCGCTCACCCCCGACGAAATCCACGAGCACACAGAAAACCTGCTGGCCGAGGTTATCGGCTTTGGCCCCCTCCAGCGGTATCTGGACGATCCAGAGGTTGAAGAAGTGTGGATCAACGACCCCTCGCGCATCTTCATCGCGCGAAACGGCCAACCCGAGCTGACCACATTGATCCTGTCCGACCAGCAGGTGCGAGACCTCGTGGAACGAATGCTGCACCATTCGGGCCGGCGCCTTGACCTGTCAGCACCCTTCGTGGATGCAATGCTGGCCGGCGGGGAACGCCTGCACGTCGTGATCCCTCCCGTGACCGGCCAGCACTGGTCAGTCAACATTCGCAAACACATTCAACGTGCTCGCTCGCTGCGCGACCTCGTCAATGTGGCCATGCTGCCCGACTATGTTGCTGAATTCCTTTCCGCCGCCGTGGACAGTGGCTTATCCATCGTCGTGTCGGGCGCCACCCAGGCAGGAAAGACAACACTCCTGCGCGCACTATGCGGAGAAATCCCGGGCGCGCGCCGCGTCATCAGTTGTGAAGAAGTTTTCGAACTCGCATTGCCGGCTCGCGACTGCATTGCGATGCAGACACGCCCCAGCTCGATGGAAGGCACAGGCGAAATCACGCTGCGTGACCTGGTGCGTGAATCACTGCGAATGCGCCCCGAAACGCTCATCGTCGGAGAGGTGCGCGGTCCAGAAGCGCTCGACCTGCTGCTCGCACTCAACGCGGGTGTTCCAGGAATGGCGACCGTGCATGCCAACTCGGCCCGCGAAGCACTGTCGAAACTGTCCATGCTCCCCTTGCTCGCCGGCGAAAACGTCACCCCTCAGTTCGTTGTCCCCACGCTTGCGCACAGCGTTGACATCGTGTGCCACGTTGAACGCAACCACGACGGCACACGCGTTGTGTCCGAGGTGCTCGCCGTGCCCGGCCGGGTCGAGGAGATGCGCATCGAATCAGCAGACCTGTGGCGCTATGACGGTGCCACGTGGGTGCGAGGCCGAGGCGCACTTGACGCGCATGAACGCTTCGCTCTGGCCCACCATGATCTGAGTGCCCTGCTGACGGGTGGGCCGTCATGAGCGCCACACTGATCGGAATCGTCCTGGGGATCGGTGTGAACTGCATCCTCCTGGCCTTCGTCGGCACACCCCGATTGCCGAGGTGGTCACCGAACTGGTGGCAGGCGTGGAACGACACACTGATCAGGTCCGGAATTTCCTCCCTGACCCGCAGTACGCACGTCCTGGTCACGCTGGCGATTATGAGTGGTGTCTTCCTGGGCGTGCTGGCCTACACACGCACATGGACCGTGGCCATCGTGGTCGCACTGATGATCGCACCCGTTCCCACCATGGTGATCGTGGGTCGCGCTGCGCGCGTGACCAGGCAGACTCGAGTGGCGTGGCCTGATGTGGTGGATCAACTGGTGGCAGGTATCCGATCGGGTGCTTCCCTGCCCGAACTGCTCATCGACTGCGGTGAGCGCGGACCGCGAGTCTTGCGTCCCTATTTCCTCACGTTCAGTACGGAGTACCGCGCTGACGGCAGATTCGACCATGCGCTGACGGGACTGAAAAACCGGCTCGCCGACCCGGTGGCAGACCGCATTATCGAAGCGTTACGCCTGGCACGCGATGTCGGCGGATCAGATCTGGCGGTCCTGCTGCGAGACCTGGGAGTCATGCTGCGTGAAGATGCACGCATCCGCGGAGAACTCGAAGCGCGGCAGTCATGGACAGTTAACGCAGCCAGGCTGGGAGTGGCAGCCCCGTGGATCGTGCTGGTGTTGATCTCCGCACAGGCCCAGGCCGCCAGCGCGTTTTCCACTCCACAAGGCGTGGTGATCCTCAGTGTGGGGGCACTGGTCTCGGTCGTCGCGTACTTCGTAATGAAGCAGATCGGCAAACTGGAAACGGAACGGCGGACCCTGCGATGAATGGGATGACGTGGGCGGCTGTCGCGATAGGGATGACTCTGGGTATTGGAATATGGCAGCTGGCGATTGCCATCCGTGCCCGCAACAATCTGCTCGCCGTGCGCGTGTGGAGCCAGCGCTCGGACACCACGTGGCCTTCCGATATGCCGGGCAGTCGGGTACGTTCACTGGCGGCGCAGTGGCTCGCACGCGTAATGGACGCAATTGGCTCCACATCCACCAGCGTTGTTCGCCGCCTGGAACTGCTCGGCTCGGGCAGGGAGCTCGCCACTTTTCGCCTGCACCAGTTCATTGCGGCAACCTGCCTGATGCTCCTGGCCGCAGTTGCGATCATCCCGCTGATTCACCGCACCCCTGCAGGAATCATGTCACTCATATGTGCTCTGGCGGTGGGTGCATTGACGGGGGCCGCACTGTGGGACCAGCTCCTGAGTGTGCAGGCCAGGCATCGACAGCGTCAACTGGACAGTAGTGTCCCTGACGCCTCTGAGCTGCTCGCACTGGCAATCGGTGCCGGTGAATCGGTGCCGGCAGCCTTGTCGCGTGTGGCGGGAATCTCCCAGTCACACTTGGCCCGCGAACTGAACCACACGGTCACTCAGATACGGATGGGCCGTGCCACCACGCGGGCACTGACCGACCTTGCCGCCCGCAATGATTCACCCAACTTGTCACGACTGTGTCAGACCCTTGTTACCGCCATCGAACGCGGAGCGCCACTGGCTCAGACCCTGCACGACCAGGCGCGCGACATCCGCGAAGTAACTCGGCAACGACTCATGGAACAAGGTGGCAGGAAAGAGATCGCCATGCTGTTCCCGATCGTCTTCCTGATCCTGCCCATCACTGTCCTGTTCGCACTGTACCCCGGGCTGCTTGCCCTCCAGATCGGACCGTGACATGCATATCCCAATACCACACCACCACCGCACCGACAGAAAAGAGAGAAACCCGATGCACACCTTCTTCCTATGGATCGCAACACTGACAGGCAGGTTCATCCACCTGCCGACACAGCCTGACGAGGGGGAACGCGGCGACGTCCCCGGATGGGTCCTCATCACGCTCATGACCGTCGCCCTCGTCATCGGAATATGGGCGATCGCCGGTCCGCAACTGCAAAACATGCTGGAACAGGCATTGTCTTCCGTCAACTTCGGGTAAGGCCACCATGACAACGCAGGAGCGGACGCATTGGAGCGAAGAAGGCTCAGAGGTGGTTGCATACGCCATGATGCAGACACTGGTCGTCATCGTCTTCCTGATCATCCTGCAAACCGCGTTCGCCCTGCACACTCGTAACCTGGCGATCTCTGCCGCCAGTGAGGGAGCACGCCGAGGAGCCCTGGTTGGCGCGGTCGACGCAGATGCCATCCAGCGAACCGGCGACCTGCTCGATGATTCTTTGGGGCAGGGACGTCCCCGTGACATTTCGACATCCCACCACCAGTGGCAGGGGCAGGACGCCCTCGTCGTGACAGTACGTACAACGATGCCTGTGTTCCTCACGTGGGGCCCACCCAACTGGCTCACCGTGCACGGACGCTCACTGGTGGAAGACGGTGAGCCGACCGCCCAGGCAGAAGGAACCGAACCGTGAGGGACACCAGGGCCGCGCGAGACATACGTGAAGACGGGAACGCCATCGTCGAATTCATCATGATGATGGTTGTGCTGGTCATCCCCGCGCTGTACATCGTTGTCACCCTTGCATCAGTGCAGGCGGCAGCGTTCGCAAGTGAATCAGCCTCCCGTGAAGCCGCACGGCTCCTGTCGGCGGATCCGCAGCGCACTGAATTTGCATCACAGCAGGCGCACGTCACCTTCGCAGATTTTGGGCTGCCCGCTCCAGAATCAGTCACGACGCGCTGCGACCCGTCATGTTCCACCAGCGGCGCCCTTCTGACGGTCACGGTCTCCACAACTGTTCCGCTGCCCTTGATCCCATCGTGGATCGGCGCTCGCGGAGTTTTCCCCGTCTCCTCGACGACGCAGGCAGTCATCGAGGGGGTGCGCATTGAATAGGAACCGAT
The sequence above is a segment of the Schaalia radingae genome. Coding sequences within it:
- a CDS encoding ferritin-like fold-containing protein, with product MQRVYETPSHATSEALGFFAYGALAAMTRLAKDGDQAPTIDAHIAHMEMADRAFQFFTQMGVWARHRGLDLAELADEYSGMFDDIDMRTRPSQWWERSVKTYVTLGILSDLMREVAVCHKLFDDVSESWDLGQGAWVEEHLAPLTAQDGQLAARLSLWARRVAGEVLGLARATLFTHPNLAKDGDTADAISAEVTRRHGERMERINLKP
- a CDS encoding DUF3107 domain-containing protein — protein: MKIAIGVQGAARELQLDVDMDEEDLVALVKQTAADSTALDLSDRRGQRIIVPAASLAYVSIASEQPRRVGFAVS
- a CDS encoding PD-(D/E)XK nuclease family protein, which produces MDITTTPIIALEQPVHVAVPQLDQYQRAVCDAVAAGQHAVVRSMPGSGRTTCALAVVQQAVNRSDNVMMLVPDRNRADWLQPRVEALAPHTVRPVRTPAGCAYQVVSTWRTVRADPLGPVQLVTGAAEDQLIADLMTRPGINWPEFLPEQMRDMAAFRMEVRNLFARAGEAGISGEELERIGRERGADEWVACGQLLQVYEGGPDFAVETRGTMLADMSRIQRVAAQVIDGWDRDAARVGVSTDAPIPDVIVVDDLQDCTPSTVELLSACARSGTRIVAFAAPDVAVASYRGGEPHLDARLARRLGVPLMQLGANRRGTPVLRHMVYDAVERIGVQASAAHRLTEAQALGVSDGQADDTPATDDVHLHVVATDAQMGAQCARAVRHAFLHEGVDWADQVIIARSSSIVEQVRRQLMQGSVPVAGGQRVFTFSAEPATRILLELICAEAEDAEALLTHLFDSPYIQVDPLDVSLVLRALNRQRRDEGAGSADDGDDTDVRVQEVSIAELITSPQILDTLKNDDEAAQEAVSRIRGELLTAHLMWKAAQDAAQLTPGVALWRLWNSSSELGEEHSVATRWRNGAIAGGTDAAWYDDQLDAVLALFKVADVYEQREPGARAGAFAQQLLGDDVPTDTIAQAGIRPRGIEVLTPAAAMGREWKLVHIVGVQDGQWPNMTVRDRVLRSDLIGQADPDPSTRLARHQIMEDERRLFAAALSRATRGVQVYAVLNEDEAPSSFVDLIARYSHAPRTEDGDLIVERVPAPLNMAGHVAHLRHLAAQGGKESEQAIELLAVLARSGISYANPRYWMGTGGVTTSEVTGSKTVRLSPSKIQDIRDCPLKWFFTSIGADQAPGAAQELGSLIHAIAQRHPHGPLDVMMSELRAAYDLLDFDANTLAGRQQIAQAEHIIENLAAYMEGVPGPVEVEQSIHATIGDVIVSGRIDRIEHVDGKVRVADLKTGKSAVSKTAAQEHPQLASYQVALTAAGYEMTGARLVYLGTKNVATREQSAMDSEQFTQWCDQMKQWGQMARGPHYPATPSEDACRFCRFAQSCPAKDEGRRTLP
- a CDS encoding ATP-dependent helicase, with the translated sequence MTTQTLTHPEMTARRIAELTGLPVPTAEQQRVIEADMEPLLVVAGAGSGKTETMSMRVLHMVAARGLSPDQILGLTFSRKAAAELGQRLRARLSTLSQHCDGIITTEDPVCMTYHSFAQQIVHDHGMRLGIDPNQRLIGQAGAVQMMTDIVEMWPHDLGSDKSVSSLVDSALGLAGQIAEHAMSIDEMRVFLDEFGTALREIGKPTGVLKSMVDTNDLRLRLLDLIDAFSERKRSERVVDFSDLLILANRLAHSAPAVRDQLRADYHAVFLDEFQDTSVIQMKFLAALFHDHPVTAVGDPNQSIYSWRGASAGSLKSFLDRFCSDTPHVEQTQYLSTAFRNDRMILDVANHVSRPLREDSDIPQLKTLEQTLTADLERARREAAPVAEQQRLEQAVQAARERAHDGVVDVAFETSTQDQAETAARFLVKHRQRRGSRWSSAAVLCRRTSDFIAVEKTLRAHDIPTQVIGLGGLLQQPAVADVRAALRLSVDVSDSPAALRLVTNLDLGASDLQVLGKWARARNTRTPGDHPLTYLLDALDTPPPVHWRGDDASPAISAAAVARVEVLSSKLRAIREWSGHPVTDQVERAISILGVATDAIADPMPNDGREALDTFVDVARNFEKDAPDPSMRAFLAWLDVAEQEERGLAGPHTDPDPDAVQILTIHGAKGLEWDSVVVYGLGDGIFPSHRSNSVTWRDDPPGASGWLERSSEIPYPLRGDADYLPALTIGEGEGRTPQSAFNNWISQTYRPEMGCQTEREERRLAYVALTRARHHMLLTGAWVASSAKLHFPSRYLMEPLEAGLTAADPERAIAPQPEPEEVAQLLAAQDSPLFPAPPDVSRQRMTQVAHAVQDAMTRHSGEATDGDTHLARTPHPLAADTRVLLDEHLLRKHDDALVVPLSRIPATSVTRLLSSPDEYARDLRRPIPREPSDAATLGTLFHSWVERQLRMVSGELWDEHIPGEETLSSAQHRRFDAMKGIFNTLPIVNTGKPIAVEEPFSVRIGSLSIPGRFDAVFEDADGRTVIIDWKTGRAPTRNPSGALTAQAHLTQLRLYTAAWAQRSGTDPDDIHARIVYLGGNPSVPADQRMYSREALDAIVREYDSPINDLETALQAVFTQSPA